A part of Larkinella insperata genomic DNA contains:
- a CDS encoding response regulator, which translates to MIPDKFELGKAGTMRPVNKNALIKTERFAGSFRKHSLLECMPVTPKRLVFIVDDNIDYHNMFRSAFKEVGPQTQTAFFFSGQALLDHLNNPVNPLPDLILLDLLMPGMNGLETLSHIRQTPRLIKIPTIILTASQLESDVMQGYHAGANTLISKPTSFDELKHFIDVTCRYWLEIAQTPTNRRNTN; encoded by the coding sequence ATGATACCAGATAAGTTCGAACTAGGAAAGGCGGGCACGATGCGCCCGGTCAACAAAAACGCGCTTATTAAAACAGAACGGTTCGCAGGCTCCTTCCGTAAGCACTCTCTCTTAGAATGTATGCCTGTAACACCTAAGCGGCTAGTCTTTATTGTTGACGATAATATCGATTACCATAATATGTTTAGGTCGGCTTTTAAAGAAGTAGGTCCTCAAACACAAACGGCCTTTTTCTTTAGCGGCCAGGCTTTACTGGATCACTTGAACAATCCTGTAAATCCTCTCCCTGATTTAATCTTATTGGATCTTCTAATGCCAGGAATGAATGGTTTAGAGACCCTCAGCCACATCAGACAGACGCCCAGATTGATCAAAATTCCAACCATTATCTTGACCGCATCGCAGTTGGAATCCGATGTCATGCAGGGCTACCATGCAGGGGCAAATACGTTGATCAGTAAGCCAACAAGTTTTGATGAGTTGAAGCACTTTATTGATGTAACTTGCCGGTACTGGCTTGAAATTGCTCAGACGCCAACTAATAGACGGAATACCAACTAA